In one window of Synechococcus sp. M16CYN DNA:
- the rpsJ gene encoding 30S ribosomal protein S10 — protein MSTAIAQQKIRIRLKAFDRRMLDLSCDKIIETADTTAASAIGPIPLPTKRKIYCVLRSPHVDKDSREHFETRTHCRIIDIYSPSTKTIDALMKLDLPSGVDIEVKL, from the coding sequence ATGTCTACTGCAATCGCTCAGCAGAAAATCCGTATTCGATTGAAAGCGTTTGACCGTCGAATGCTCGATTTGTCTTGCGACAAAATTATCGAAACGGCTGATACCACGGCTGCATCTGCCATTGGGCCGATCCCCCTCCCCACAAAGCGTAAAATCTACTGCGTTCTTCGCTCTCCCCATGTAGACAAAGATTCTCGAGAGCACTTTGAGACTAGAACCCACTGTCGAATAATTGACATATATAGCCCGTCAACAAAAACCATCGATGCTCTAATGAAACTTGATCTCCCTAGTGGTGTTGACATCGAGGTGAAGCTCTGA
- the tuf gene encoding elongation factor Tu → MAREKFERNKPHVNIGTIGHVDHGKTTLTAAITNVLAKKGQAQVQNYTDIDGAPEERERGITINTAHVEYETDSRHYAHVDCPGHADYVKNMITGAAQMDGAILVCSATDGPMAQTKEHILLAKQVGVPALVVALNKCDVVDDEEIIELVEMEIRELLSSYDFPGDDIPVVQVSGLKAIEGEAEWEAKIEELMAAVDSNIPEPEREIDKPFLMAVEDVFSITGRGTVATGRIERGVVKVGEEVEVVGIRKPRKTTVTGVEMFRKLLDEGMAGDNVGLLLRGMQKEDIERGMVLVKPGSITPHTKFEGQVYVLKKEEGGRHTPFFAGYRPQFYIRTTDVTGQITAFTSEDGSNVEMVMPGDNIQMTGELICPVAMEMGMRFAIREGGRTIGAGVVSKIIE, encoded by the coding sequence ATGGCACGCGAGAAGTTCGAAAGGAACAAGCCCCATGTTAACATCGGCACCATCGGCCATGTTGACCACGGTAAAACCACCCTTACAGCAGCAATAACCAATGTGCTCGCTAAAAAAGGGCAGGCTCAAGTTCAGAATTACACAGATATTGATGGTGCTCCAGAGGAGCGTGAGCGCGGTATCACCATCAATACCGCACACGTTGAATATGAGACAGATAGCCGTCACTACGCTCACGTGGACTGCCCTGGTCACGCTGATTATGTGAAAAATATGATCACTGGCGCTGCCCAAATGGATGGTGCAATCCTAGTTTGCTCCGCTACGGACGGCCCTATGGCACAAACCAAAGAGCATATCCTTCTGGCCAAGCAGGTTGGCGTTCCTGCTCTTGTTGTTGCACTAAATAAATGCGATGTGGTTGATGACGAAGAGATTATCGAATTGGTAGAAATGGAGATTCGTGAGCTGTTGTCTAGCTACGATTTCCCTGGCGACGACATTCCAGTTGTTCAAGTCTCAGGTCTGAAAGCAATTGAAGGAGAAGCTGAATGGGAAGCCAAGATTGAAGAGTTGATGGCTGCTGTTGATTCTAATATCCCTGAACCTGAGCGTGAAATTGACAAGCCATTTTTGATGGCTGTTGAAGATGTTTTCTCTATCACTGGCCGTGGCACCGTAGCTACCGGGCGGATCGAACGTGGCGTTGTCAAGGTTGGTGAGGAAGTCGAAGTTGTGGGAATCCGCAAGCCTCGTAAAACCACAGTTACCGGCGTAGAGATGTTCCGCAAATTGCTCGACGAAGGGATGGCAGGAGACAACGTCGGTTTGCTGCTGCGTGGCATGCAGAAAGAAGATATTGAACGTGGCATGGTGCTAGTGAAGCCTGGCTCCATCACACCTCACACCAAATTCGAAGGTCAAGTATATGTTTTAAAGAAGGAAGAAGGCGGCCGTCATACTCCCTTTTTTGCTGGCTACCGGCCGCAGTTTTACATTCGCACGACGGATGTTACCGGCCAAATCACCGCCTTTACTTCCGAAGACGGCTCTAACGTGGAAATGGTGATGCCTGGTGACAACATCCAAATGACCGGTGAACTAATCTGCCCTGTGGCCATGGAAATGGGCATGCGCTTCGCTATTCGTGAAGGTGGTCGCACTATTGGTGCCGGCGTGGTCTCCAAGATAATCGAGTAA
- the fusA gene encoding elongation factor G, giving the protein MARAFPLERVRNIGIAAHIDAGKTTTTERILFYSGVVHKIGEVHDGAAVTDWMAQERERGITITAAAISTSWKDHRVNIIDTPGHVDFTIEVERSMRVLDGVIAVFCAVGGVQPQSETVWRQADRYSVPRMVFVNKMDRTGADFLKVHGQIRDRLKANAVPIQLPIGAEGELSGIIDLVENKAHIYKDDLGQDIEVTDVPTGMKDQVERWRAVLMEAVAETDEALIEQFLETGELSSNDLKQGIRAGVLKHGFVPLLCGSAFKNKGVQLVLDAVVDYLPAPIDVPPIQGVLPDRSEAVRSSDDKAPFSALAFKVMTDPYGKLTFIRMYSGLLEKGSYVLNSTKGVKERISRLVVLKADDREEVDQLQAGDLGAVLGLKSTTTGDTLCATNDPIVLETLFVPEPVISVAVEPKTKGDMEKLSKALISLAEEDPTFRVHTDNETGQTVIAGMGELHLEILVDRMLREFKVEANIGAPQVSYRETIRGSSKGEGKFSRQTGGKGQYGHVVIEMEPGEPESGFVFVNKIVGGVVPKEFIKPSEQGMKETCESGVIAGFPLIDVKVSMVDGSYHDVDSSEMAFKIAASMAFKDAVKKCNPVLLEPMMKVEVEVPEDFLGSIIGDLSSRRGQVEGQAIDDGTSKVSSKVPLAEMFGYATELRSMTQGRGIFSMEFSHYEDVPRNVAEAVISKNQGNS; this is encoded by the coding sequence GTGGCCCGCGCCTTTCCCCTGGAACGCGTCAGAAACATTGGTATCGCCGCTCATATTGATGCGGGTAAGACCACTACGACGGAACGAATTCTGTTTTACTCAGGTGTGGTTCACAAAATCGGCGAGGTGCATGATGGCGCCGCGGTGACTGACTGGATGGCCCAAGAGCGAGAACGAGGTATCACCATTACTGCCGCGGCTATTTCCACAAGCTGGAAGGACCATCGCGTCAATATCATCGACACGCCTGGGCACGTCGATTTCACCATTGAGGTTGAACGTTCTATGCGCGTTCTTGATGGTGTAATTGCCGTATTCTGTGCCGTTGGTGGTGTCCAGCCCCAATCGGAAACGGTCTGGAGGCAAGCTGACCGCTATTCCGTCCCTCGGATGGTGTTCGTGAACAAGATGGATCGCACGGGTGCCGACTTCCTTAAGGTTCATGGTCAAATTAGGGATCGACTCAAAGCCAATGCCGTCCCCATTCAACTTCCGATCGGTGCCGAAGGCGAACTGAGCGGCATTATCGATCTCGTCGAGAACAAGGCACATATCTACAAAGACGATCTTGGTCAGGACATCGAAGTCACCGATGTCCCCACTGGTATGAAGGATCAGGTCGAAAGATGGCGAGCCGTTCTGATGGAGGCAGTAGCCGAAACTGACGAAGCTCTCATAGAGCAGTTCCTTGAAACCGGCGAGCTCTCTAGTAACGATCTCAAGCAAGGTATTCGAGCAGGCGTTTTAAAGCATGGTTTCGTACCATTACTTTGCGGCTCTGCGTTCAAAAACAAAGGTGTTCAGCTAGTACTTGACGCTGTTGTTGATTACCTCCCTGCGCCTATTGACGTTCCTCCTATTCAGGGTGTCCTTCCTGATCGCAGCGAAGCTGTTCGCTCTTCTGACGATAAAGCGCCTTTCAGCGCCCTGGCTTTCAAAGTCATGACTGATCCTTACGGCAAGCTCACATTCATTAGAATGTATTCCGGTCTTCTAGAAAAGGGCAGCTATGTATTGAACTCCACCAAAGGAGTGAAGGAGCGCATCTCCCGCTTGGTGGTGTTGAAAGCAGACGATCGCGAAGAGGTTGATCAACTCCAGGCTGGCGATCTAGGTGCCGTGCTTGGCCTAAAAAGCACCACAACCGGTGACACTCTATGCGCCACCAATGACCCCATTGTTCTTGAGACACTCTTCGTGCCTGAACCAGTGATCTCGGTGGCAGTTGAGCCTAAAACCAAGGGTGATATGGAGAAACTGTCCAAGGCCTTGATTTCGCTTGCGGAAGAGGACCCCACGTTTCGTGTCCATACAGATAATGAAACAGGCCAGACCGTGATTGCTGGCATGGGTGAGCTTCATCTTGAAATCCTGGTGGACAGGATGTTGCGCGAATTTAAAGTTGAAGCCAACATCGGTGCCCCACAAGTCTCGTACCGTGAGACGATTCGCGGTTCCTCAAAGGGTGAAGGAAAATTCTCCCGACAGACTGGAGGCAAGGGCCAATACGGTCACGTCGTAATTGAGATGGAGCCAGGTGAGCCTGAATCCGGCTTCGTGTTTGTGAATAAAATTGTTGGCGGCGTTGTTCCAAAAGAGTTTATCAAGCCCTCAGAGCAAGGCATGAAAGAAACCTGCGAGTCCGGTGTTATCGCAGGTTTCCCTCTCATTGATGTGAAAGTCAGCATGGTCGATGGGTCATATCACGATGTGGACTCATCGGAAATGGCTTTTAAAATCGCAGCTTCTATGGCCTTTAAAGACGCGGTCAAGAAATGCAATCCAGTGCTGCTTGAGCCAATGATGAAGGTCGAGGTCGAAGTCCCCGAGGACTTTCTCGGGTCGATCATAGGAGACCTATCTTCCCGTCGAGGACAGGTTGAAGGTCAGGCTATTGATGATGGCACTTCAAAAGTCTCTTCCAAGGTTCCTCTAGCTGAAATGTTCGGCTATGCCACCGAACTCCGATCCATGACTCAGGGTCGGGGTATTTTCTCGATGGAATTCAGCCACTATGAGGATGTTCCTCGCAATGTGGCCGAAGCCGTCATCTCTAAGAATCAGGGCAATTCCTGA
- the rpsG gene encoding 30S ribosomal protein S7: MSRRNAAEKRPILPDPQFNSRLATMMVARLIRHGKKSTAQRILSDAFSLINERTGGDPLELFETAVKKTTPLVEVRARRVGGATYQVPMEVRQERGTAMALRWLVSFSRARNGRSMAQKLAGELMDAANEVGNAVRKREETHKMAEANKAFAHYRY, encoded by the coding sequence ATGTCACGTCGCAACGCTGCTGAAAAGCGCCCAATCCTTCCTGATCCGCAGTTCAACAGTCGACTCGCCACAATGATGGTCGCCCGATTAATTCGGCACGGCAAGAAATCAACTGCTCAACGCATCCTTTCTGATGCCTTCAGTTTAATCAACGAGCGAACCGGTGGCGATCCTTTGGAATTATTCGAGACAGCAGTCAAAAAGACCACCCCTTTGGTTGAAGTTCGCGCTCGTCGTGTTGGCGGCGCCACTTATCAAGTACCCATGGAAGTGCGCCAAGAGCGTGGTACTGCCATGGCTCTCCGCTGGCTCGTAAGTTTTTCACGTGCTCGTAATGGCCGCAGCATGGCTCAAAAGCTTGCTGGCGAACTGATGGATGCAGCAAACGAGGTTGGCAATGCTGTTCGTAAGCGCGAAGAAACCCATAAAATGGCTGAAGCCAACAAAGCTTTCGCTCACTACCGTTACTAG
- the rpsL gene encoding 30S ribosomal protein S12 — MPTIQQLIRTERSRLKVKTKSPALKACPERRGVCTRVYTSTPKKPNSALRKVARVRLTSGFEVTAYIGGIGHNLQEHSVVLIRGGRVKDLPGVRYHIIRGSLDTAGVKDRRQSRSKYGAKSPKE; from the coding sequence ATGCCAACTATTCAACAGCTAATCCGCACAGAGCGTTCACGTCTCAAAGTCAAAACAAAGTCACCGGCTTTGAAGGCTTGCCCCGAGCGGCGGGGAGTGTGCACTCGTGTCTACACCTCTACCCCGAAAAAACCAAACTCGGCACTTCGCAAGGTTGCTCGTGTGCGGCTCACTTCTGGTTTTGAAGTGACTGCTTACATCGGCGGCATCGGACACAACCTTCAAGAGCATTCTGTTGTGCTGATTAGGGGAGGACGTGTTAAGGACTTGCCAGGTGTGCGTTACCACATCATTCGCGGTAGCCTTGACACGGCCGGAGTGAAAGATCGGCGACAATCTCGCTCTAAATATGGTGCCAAGTCTCCTAAGGAATAA
- a CDS encoding AIR synthase has protein sequence MAVNLRLTAAASAELGRQAAVAGTPGLMHLDVIPGECAQHIIRIQPGRLAGIAIARSNGVTLYAPKEQQVILKNLCLDYRGDLSGGGFLIRTSEGVEPCACGGAFSRQ, from the coding sequence ATGGCTGTCAATCTGCGTTTAACGGCAGCAGCATCTGCCGAACTAGGGCGCCAGGCTGCAGTAGCTGGTACTCCAGGACTAATGCACCTAGATGTTATTCCAGGGGAGTGCGCCCAGCACATTATCCGAATCCAACCCGGTCGTCTTGCTGGGATCGCGATTGCGCGATCCAACGGTGTCACCTTGTATGCACCAAAAGAACAGCAAGTCATCCTCAAAAACCTATGCCTTGATTATCGGGGCGACCTTAGCGGTGGTGGTTTTTTAATCCGCACTTCTGAGGGAGTTGAACCCTGCGCTTGCGGAGGAGCATTTAGTCGCCAATGA